From the Ascaphus truei isolate aAscTru1 chromosome 15, aAscTru1.hap1, whole genome shotgun sequence genome, one window contains:
- the LOC142466773 gene encoding uncharacterized protein LOC142466773, with the protein MEKMRTEQSCNISINMIENASFNPSRQLINNVTASHSKRYILAAAPGKDLGESVKSQTWLSDKKLQKRTQTGERPHVCGECGKGFSRLSHLIRHKRTHTGERPHVCGKCGKGFSQLSHLNTHKRTHTGERPHICGECEKGFSDLSSLNTHMRGHTGERPHVCGECGKGFSHLFKLNIHKRIHTGERPHVCGECGKGFSVSSSLDTHKRTHTGERPHVCGECGKGFIRLTHLNTHKRTHTGERPHVCGECGKGFSDLSSLSTHKRTHTGERPYVCGECGKGFSHLSSLKKHTRTHTGERPYVCEECGKGFSVSSSLDSHKRTHTGERPHVCGECGKGFSRLFNLDIHKRTHTGERPHVCGECGKGFSHLSSLKKHTRTHTGERPHICGECGKGFSQFSHLNTHKGTHTWERPHVLGECGKGISVASSLNTHRGETACVWGMWEGI; encoded by the coding sequence atggaaaagatgaggacagaacaatcttgcaacatttCTATAAATATGAtagaaaatgcatctttcaacccatcaaggcaattaataaacaatgtaactgcttctcattccaaaagatatatattagcTGCTGCCCCAGGgaaagatcttggagaaagtgtGAAGAGTCAGACTTGGTTATCAGACAAGAAACTACAGAAGAGGACACAGACCGgcgagagaccgcatgtatgtggggaatgtgggaagggatttagtcggttatcccacctaatcagacacaagaggacacacacaggggagagaccgcatgtatgtgggaaatgtgggaagggatttagtcagttatcccacctgaacacacacaaaaggacacacacgggggagagaccgcatatatgtggggaatgtgagaagggatttagtgacttatccagcctgaatacACACATGAggggacacacaggggagagaccgcatgtatgtggggaatgtgggaagggatttagtcatttaTTCAAACTGAACATACACAAaaggatacacacaggggagcgaccgcatgtatgtggggaatgtgggaagggatttagtgtgtcatccagcttggacacacacaagaggacacacacaggggagagaccacatgtatgtggggaatgtggaaagggatttatTCGGTTaacccacctgaacacacacaagaggacacacacaggggagagaccgcatgtatgtggggaatgtgggaagggatttagtgatttatccagcctgagcacacacaagaggacacacacaggcgagagaccgtatgtatgtggggaatgtgggaagggatttagtcacttaTCCAGTCTGAAGAaacacacgaggacacacacaggcgagagaccgtatgtatgtgaggaatgtgggaagggatttagtgtgtcatccagccttgactcacacaagaggacacacacaggggagagaccgcatgtatgtggggaatgtggaaagggatttagtcggttattcaACCtggacatacacaagaggacacacacaggcgagagaccgcatgtatgtggggaatgtgggaagggatttagtcacttaTCCAGTCTGAAGAaacacacgaggacacacacaggggagagaccgcatatatgtggggaatgtgggaagggatttagtcagttctcccacctgaacacacataAGGGGACACACACATGGGAGAGACCGCATGTTTtgggggaatgtgggaaggggaTTAGTGTggcatccagcctgaacacacacaggggagagaccgcatgtgtgtggggaatgtgggaagggatttag